A section of the Paenibacillus aurantius genome encodes:
- a CDS encoding cache domain-containing sensor histidine kinase, which yields MRRGKPTIKTRLLLLFFVFFLVPFSVSAAIWYGKSSKSLEDNAVDSTGLLVKQINHNLDFYFDDIEKATLPLLTNKLVQEFVKIDPQDQYQYFYTSNQLLAEVYPRYVYGRGDIYGFTVLSNRGVYYSSTSLADRIEQYRNVSADGPNYRILGISKVNDTPVLTVHRRIIDNLTYRPAGAIVIDLFLDRILEIIDEVRIGGTGFVYIVDENGRYLYHPDHELWGRPASVRPEGGSMITGKGHDRKMVISDRSSLTGLTLVAEIPRDMLMGKLNATRDMTVFVGGLLFLFALVTAAMLSLSITRPLSHLLKLMKKAEMGDLHVRAPVRQDEIGRLNQGFNHMLDEIGRLIDVAHRSQMREMEMAIKQREALLQSMQSRINPHFLYNTLSVINSHAIVSKVKPISQMTVWLSQILRYSLDVSEKPVPLEEELNHVLTYIKIQKARFKDLEVDVGLNPDWGVRVESLRLIIQPVVENAFAHGYEKHGRKPGYIGIWGEADSRWFTLRIADKGSGMEPDLLGRYRDALASFSEQDMLDTGRQPFERIGLWNVHCRLRLAFGPPYGVSIAASDTAGTIIELKLPYAPADERRGLRLV from the coding sequence ATGCGGAGAGGGAAGCCGACAATCAAGACGAGGCTGCTGCTGCTGTTTTTCGTGTTTTTTCTCGTACCGTTCTCCGTGTCCGCCGCGATTTGGTACGGCAAGTCGAGCAAGTCGCTGGAGGACAACGCGGTCGATTCGACCGGTCTGCTCGTCAAGCAAATCAATCACAATCTCGATTTCTACTTTGACGATATCGAAAAGGCGACCCTGCCGCTCTTGACCAACAAGCTCGTTCAGGAATTCGTGAAAATCGATCCCCAGGACCAGTACCAGTATTTCTATACGAGCAATCAGCTGCTGGCCGAGGTCTATCCCCGGTATGTGTACGGCAGAGGAGATATTTACGGCTTCACGGTGCTGTCCAACCGCGGCGTCTACTACAGCAGCACGTCCCTCGCAGACAGGATCGAGCAATACCGGAACGTCAGCGCGGACGGACCCAATTACCGGATTCTCGGCATCAGCAAGGTCAACGATACACCCGTGCTTACGGTGCACCGCCGCATCATCGACAATCTGACGTACCGTCCGGCCGGAGCCATCGTGATCGACTTGTTCCTGGACCGGATTCTGGAGATTATCGATGAGGTGCGGATCGGGGGCACCGGCTTCGTCTACATTGTCGACGAAAACGGCCGTTATCTGTACCATCCGGACCATGAGCTGTGGGGCAGACCCGCCTCCGTCCGTCCGGAGGGAGGCTCGATGATAACCGGGAAGGGGCATGACCGGAAGATGGTCATCTCCGACCGCTCCTCTCTGACCGGGCTTACCCTGGTCGCGGAAATTCCGCGGGACATGCTCATGGGCAAGCTCAACGCGACGCGCGATATGACGGTTTTCGTCGGGGGGCTGCTGTTCCTCTTCGCCCTGGTGACGGCGGCCATGTTATCACTGTCCATAACCCGTCCGCTGTCCCATCTGCTGAAGCTGATGAAGAAGGCCGAGATGGGCGATCTGCATGTGCGCGCCCCGGTGCGTCAGGACGAAATCGGACGGCTGAATCAGGGCTTCAACCACATGCTGGACGAAATCGGACGGCTCATTGATGTGGCCCACCGTTCGCAAATGCGGGAGATGGAGATGGCGATCAAGCAGCGGGAAGCGCTTCTTCAGTCGATGCAGTCCCGGATCAATCCGCATTTTCTGTACAATACGCTGTCGGTGATCAATTCCCACGCTATCGTGTCCAAGGTGAAGCCGATCAGCCAAATGACGGTGTGGCTGTCCCAGATTCTGCGCTACAGCCTAGACGTCTCCGAGAAGCCCGTCCCGCTGGAAGAGGAATTGAACCATGTGCTGACCTATATCAAGATTCAGAAAGCCCGGTTTAAGGATCTGGAGGTGGATGTCGGCTTGAATCCCGACTGGGGCGTTCGGGTCGAGAGCCTGAGGCTAATCATCCAGCCCGTCGTGGAGAATGCGTTCGCGCACGGCTACGAGAAGCACGGGCGCAAGCCCGGCTATATCGGCATCTGGGGGGAAGCGGACAGCCGCTGGTTTACGCTGCGCATCGCCGATAAGGGAAGCGGGATGGAGCCGGATCTGCTCGGGCGGTATCGGGACGCCCTCGCCTCCTTCTCTGAGCAGGATATGCTGGATACGGGACGCCAGCCCTTCGAACGCATCGGATTGTGGAACGTGCACTGCCGGCTGCGGCTCGCTTTCGGGCCGCCCTACGGCGTCTCCATCGCCGCGTCGGATACGGCCGGTACCATCATCGAGCTGAAGCTTCCTTACGCGCCTGCGGACGAAAGGAGGGGACTCCGTCTTGTATAA
- a CDS encoding sensor histidine kinase: MTEKTKWQWLDWALYGVLASWYGLAFIKTILDPELAERASWPVTGSLMLLCYLPFVFWRPGYIRRRWFLLALLLTSGPAELYLSLQTGKAAGILTLPCLVIGFFSRGRSPWWTAPVFVLGIPLADWLLVGDYPYVGDMIGQTLNHGLLYGIGYAIQRIWRTHLRTKRLYEENLRQYELIREQNAALAQYAGQVEKLTLLEERNRLARELHDTVGHTFTSVIMGMDAVSYLLASAPDKAAAKLEVLRNVTRRGLEEVRKSIHQIAPPEEGTLYEQLEKLAREFSAHTGTRIRIETVGVETDLPQTAVLTMVRCLQESLTNAKRHGEASSVEIVLAYQPAQLQLYVVDNGTGTGELVAGFGLGAMKERLASLNGSLDIRSQPDGGTTVVCTVPVRPAAAGAGNKGEQ, encoded by the coding sequence ATGACGGAGAAAACCAAATGGCAGTGGCTGGACTGGGCCCTCTACGGGGTATTGGCCTCCTGGTACGGACTTGCCTTTATCAAAACGATTCTGGATCCCGAGCTTGCCGAGCGGGCTTCCTGGCCGGTCACGGGAAGCTTGATGCTTCTCTGCTACCTTCCCTTCGTGTTCTGGCGCCCGGGCTATATCCGCCGCCGGTGGTTCCTGCTCGCTCTGCTCCTGACAAGCGGGCCGGCGGAGCTGTACCTGAGCTTACAGACCGGGAAAGCCGCGGGCATCCTTACGCTTCCCTGCCTCGTCATCGGGTTCTTCTCCCGCGGGCGTTCGCCCTGGTGGACCGCACCCGTGTTCGTGCTGGGGATTCCCTTGGCGGACTGGCTCCTGGTCGGCGACTATCCCTATGTCGGAGACATGATCGGGCAAACGCTCAACCATGGACTCCTGTATGGAATCGGCTATGCCATTCAGCGGATCTGGCGGACCCACCTGAGAACCAAACGGCTCTACGAGGAGAACCTCCGCCAGTATGAGCTGATCCGGGAGCAGAATGCCGCTCTTGCCCAATATGCCGGGCAGGTGGAGAAGCTGACGCTTCTGGAGGAGCGGAACCGGCTGGCCCGGGAGCTTCATGATACGGTGGGCCATACGTTCACCTCCGTTATCATGGGGATGGATGCCGTCTCGTATTTGTTGGCTTCCGCTCCCGACAAGGCGGCCGCCAAGCTGGAGGTGCTTCGGAACGTCACCCGCCGCGGTTTAGAGGAAGTCCGGAAAAGCATCCATCAGATTGCCCCGCCCGAGGAAGGAACCCTTTACGAGCAGCTGGAAAAGCTGGCCCGGGAGTTCAGCGCTCATACGGGGACGCGGATCCGGATAGAGACCGTGGGCGTAGAAACCGATCTCCCTCAAACCGCCGTTCTGACGATGGTCCGCTGCCTGCAGGAGTCCCTCACCAACGCCAAGAGGCACGGGGAGGCGAGCTCGGTCGAGATCGTGCTGGCCTACCAGCCTGCCCAGCTGCAGCTGTATGTCGTGGACAACGGCACAGGCACAGGCGAGCTCGTGGCGGGCTTCGGCCTTGGCGCGATGAAGGAACGGCTGGCTTCTCTGAACGGCTCGCTCGACATCCGCTCCCAGCCGGACGGAGGAACCACGGTCGTCTGCACGGTGCCTGTCCGGCCGGCTGCGGCAGGTGCTGGGAACAAGGGTGAACAATAG
- a CDS encoding response regulator transcription factor — protein MKDIKLLLVDDQDLIRESLHIVLDMDPEIEVVGMAENGRVALELCESAAPGIVLMDIHMPEMDGVEATRRIKARWPQIRVIILTTFQEVDYVVDALAAGAEGYLLKAIHPRELADGIKWVSRGGTLIPQDIARMLVAKAQGAGAAAAEPGTGQAGSSRESGGAPTGAPPETYGLSERELQVLHCIADGLNNREIAEKLYLSEGTVKNYISSIYSKMDVRDRIQAAKKARQEGML, from the coding sequence ATGAAAGACATCAAACTGCTGCTCGTGGACGACCAGGATTTGATCCGGGAAAGCCTTCACATCGTGCTGGATATGGATCCGGAGATAGAAGTGGTCGGGATGGCCGAGAACGGCCGTGTGGCGCTGGAGCTTTGCGAAAGCGCCGCTCCCGGCATCGTGCTGATGGATATCCATATGCCCGAGATGGACGGGGTGGAGGCGACGCGCCGGATCAAGGCCCGCTGGCCCCAGATCCGCGTCATTATTCTGACCACCTTCCAGGAAGTGGACTATGTGGTCGATGCCCTGGCAGCCGGCGCGGAGGGCTACCTGCTGAAAGCCATTCACCCGCGTGAGCTGGCCGACGGAATCAAATGGGTCAGCCGGGGAGGCACCCTGATTCCCCAGGACATCGCGAGGATGCTGGTGGCGAAGGCGCAGGGGGCCGGAGCCGCCGCGGCCGAGCCCGGGACCGGACAAGCCGGCTCGTCACGCGAATCGGGTGGAGCACCCACGGGTGCCCCGCCCGAAACCTACGGCCTGAGCGAGCGGGAGCTGCAGGTGCTTCATTGCATCGCCGACGGCCTGAACAACCGGGAAATCGCCGAGAAGCTTTATCTGTCGGAGGGAACCGTTAAGAATTACATTTCCAGCATCTACTCCAAAATGGACGTGCGGGACCGCATCCAGGCCGCGAAAAAAGCCCGGCAGGAGGGCATGCTGTAG
- a CDS encoding ABC transporter permease has product MIRLLNLVRNENMKIYRRLRTWILVGILMAITVAAAILIERNSPRADNADWRAETSRHIEENKRNTAQPGVPDSYKQMLERDTKVMEYRLQNDLPPADKNTLWKGVLDSANLISLVTIFTVIIAADIVAAEFATGTIKMLLIRPASRAKILLSKYAATLAFSILLLVILFATSFVINGILYGFGGADLPYLYASKDGAVHQTGMLVHALQTYGLNCAGLVMIVTLAFMVSTIFRSSSMAIGLSLGVMFLGQLILGFFSKYNWIKYYLFANTDLTVYLTGMPPKEGMSMGFSLAVLAVYFLIFNILSWSIFMKRDVAA; this is encoded by the coding sequence GTGATCAGATTGCTTAACCTGGTCCGCAACGAAAATATGAAAATCTACCGCCGTCTCCGCACCTGGATTCTCGTCGGTATTCTGATGGCCATTACCGTGGCCGCCGCGATTCTCATCGAGCGCAACAGCCCGAGGGCGGATAACGCCGACTGGCGTGCGGAGACTTCCCGGCACATCGAGGAGAACAAACGGAATACGGCTCAGCCGGGCGTTCCGGATTCGTATAAGCAGATGCTGGAGCGCGACACCAAGGTAATGGAGTACCGGCTTCAGAACGACCTCCCGCCGGCGGATAAGAATACCCTCTGGAAAGGGGTGCTGGATTCCGCGAACCTGATTTCGCTCGTTACGATTTTCACGGTGATCATTGCCGCGGATATCGTAGCGGCTGAGTTCGCAACGGGGACGATCAAGATGCTGCTCATCCGTCCGGCCAGCCGGGCCAAAATCCTGCTTTCCAAATATGCGGCGACCCTGGCCTTTTCGATCCTGCTGCTGGTCATCCTGTTTGCGACGTCGTTCGTCATCAACGGCATCCTTTACGGCTTCGGCGGGGCGGACCTGCCCTATCTGTACGCGTCGAAGGACGGCGCCGTTCACCAGACGGGCATGCTGGTTCACGCGCTTCAGACGTACGGGCTTAACTGCGCCGGACTGGTGATGATCGTGACCCTGGCGTTTATGGTTTCGACCATCTTCCGGAGCTCGTCCATGGCCATCGGCCTCTCGCTCGGGGTCATGTTCCTCGGCCAGCTCATTCTCGGCTTCTTCAGCAAATACAATTGGATCAAGTATTACCTGTTCGCGAATACGGACCTGACGGTCTATCTGACGGGAATGCCTCCGAAGGAAGGCATGTCCATGGGGTTCTCGCTTGCGGTTCTCGCAGTCTATTTCCTGATCTTCAACATCCTGTCCTGGTCCATCTTCATGAAAAGGGACGTGGCGGCCTGA
- a CDS encoding carbohydrate ABC transporter permease, whose amino-acid sequence MIRTRQDRMFACINGCLLLGISFLMVAPMIHLLAVSLSAPQFANAKLVGLWPRGIQFDVYKSILDSDSLWRAMSISVYITVLGTFLALLLNGSLAYALSRSVMPGRKLALQLILVTFIFPAPLIPTYLLIKELGMVNSLWSLMIPGAMGAFYVFIMKTFFQGIPGELFDAAKIDGSGEIRLFARIVLPLSMPVMATIALFHAVGQWNSYFSALIFLRTKSLYPLQVMLQNLIVQDGANSGVDNNFQLSMQFTPEMMKAGVVLFATAPILIVYPFLQKYFVQGALLGSLKE is encoded by the coding sequence ATGATCCGCACGAGACAGGACCGGATGTTTGCCTGTATCAACGGATGCCTATTGCTCGGAATCAGCTTCCTGATGGTCGCCCCCATGATTCATCTGCTGGCGGTGTCCTTGAGCGCTCCGCAGTTCGCCAACGCCAAACTGGTCGGGCTTTGGCCGCGGGGCATCCAGTTCGACGTCTACAAGAGCATTTTGGACTCCGACTCGCTCTGGCGGGCGATGTCCATCAGCGTCTACATTACCGTGCTGGGCACGTTCCTGGCGCTTCTGCTGAACGGCTCGCTTGCCTACGCGCTGTCGAGAAGCGTCATGCCGGGGAGGAAGCTCGCGCTCCAGCTGATTCTGGTGACGTTCATCTTCCCGGCCCCGCTCATCCCGACTTATTTGCTCATCAAGGAGCTCGGCATGGTCAACTCGCTGTGGTCCTTGATGATTCCGGGAGCGATGGGCGCCTTTTACGTCTTCATCATGAAGACCTTCTTCCAGGGCATTCCCGGCGAATTGTTCGACGCCGCGAAGATCGACGGCAGCGGGGAAATACGCCTCTTCGCCCGGATCGTCCTCCCCTTGTCGATGCCGGTCATGGCGACGATCGCCCTGTTCCATGCCGTTGGGCAATGGAATTCGTATTTCTCGGCGCTCATCTTTTTGCGGACCAAGAGCTTGTATCCGCTTCAAGTGATGCTGCAGAATCTAATCGTGCAGGACGGTGCAAATTCCGGCGTCGACAACAATTTTCAGCTGAGCATGCAGTTCACGCCCGAGATGATGAAGGCGGGAGTCGTTCTGTTTGCGACCGCTCCCATCCTGATCGTTTATCCGTTTCTGCAAAAATATTTTGTCCAAGGCGCGCTGCTCGGTTCGCTGAAGGAATAA
- a CDS encoding extracellular solute-binding protein, translated as MKKKWTVLLVTSSLCLGTALSACSKSEPAASPQSTSPAGTAANAPKKLHVLLSHSEAAYAKQAKDDDPYVKELSKLSGYDLKFEFLGHADYGQQLSLRFASGELADLVRTDSINSTNHSGAVDQGVFQELGPLIDKYAPSLKKKIPETAWKSPRVTKDGKIYGIPVGTGMPADGVVFIRQDWLDKLHMSMPKTLDDYLKFFEGVKKEDMNGNGDPNDEYGIGIFNSFWGDYFIPAFGVHPGLFNLRDGKLTPDFLDPKMKDAIAFWKKLYDNGYVNPNLFTKKEDEHNASIAKGEVGSWGAAVYQYSAGYGKDNAPKTFINQPGASISMAEAPKGPDGKGGIGVQGDGIYFVWVIPSKSKNVEESLKFLEWAWTSPEAEKFYAYGIKGVNYTEENGKINYDSSAPANADKNAFQMYQLSLNMKEIGFASPLVLKVAPEADKLIKGYETASRNMIKHDGLYMPRLKSLSNKPELALGLGSSNLFTDMFAKVVTGKAPLDSAFDNFVADWKKRGGDEVIQEATEWYNSFHKK; from the coding sequence TTGAAAAAAAAATGGACCGTTCTTCTCGTGACCTCATCGCTCTGTCTGGGCACCGCGCTTTCCGCCTGCAGCAAGTCGGAGCCCGCTGCGTCGCCGCAGTCGACCTCGCCCGCCGGAACGGCGGCAAATGCTCCAAAGAAGCTTCACGTCCTGCTGTCCCATTCGGAAGCCGCCTACGCGAAGCAGGCGAAGGATGACGATCCTTATGTCAAAGAACTCAGCAAACTATCCGGCTATGACCTGAAATTCGAGTTCCTGGGGCATGCCGATTACGGCCAGCAGTTGTCTCTCCGGTTCGCTTCCGGCGAGCTGGCCGATCTCGTTCGTACGGACTCCATCAACTCGACGAACCATTCCGGAGCGGTCGACCAAGGCGTCTTCCAGGAGCTGGGGCCGCTGATAGACAAATACGCGCCGAGCCTGAAGAAAAAAATCCCGGAGACGGCCTGGAAGAGTCCGCGCGTCACCAAGGACGGCAAAATCTACGGCATCCCCGTAGGGACCGGAATGCCCGCCGACGGAGTCGTCTTTATCCGGCAGGATTGGCTCGACAAGCTCCATATGAGCATGCCGAAGACGCTTGACGACTATCTGAAATTTTTCGAAGGCGTCAAGAAAGAGGACATGAACGGAAACGGCGATCCGAACGACGAGTACGGAATAGGCATCTTCAACAGCTTCTGGGGCGATTACTTTATCCCCGCCTTCGGCGTTCATCCCGGCTTGTTCAATCTGCGCGACGGCAAGCTGACGCCCGATTTCCTCGATCCGAAAATGAAGGATGCGATAGCGTTCTGGAAGAAGCTGTACGACAACGGCTATGTGAACCCGAATCTGTTCACCAAGAAGGAGGACGAACACAACGCCTCGATCGCCAAAGGGGAGGTCGGGTCCTGGGGAGCCGCCGTCTACCAGTATTCGGCGGGCTATGGTAAGGATAACGCGCCGAAGACGTTCATAAACCAGCCGGGAGCCTCGATCAGCATGGCCGAAGCGCCCAAGGGCCCGGACGGCAAGGGCGGAATCGGCGTTCAAGGCGACGGCATTTATTTTGTCTGGGTCATCCCGTCCAAGTCGAAGAACGTAGAGGAATCGCTGAAGTTTCTGGAATGGGCATGGACCAGCCCGGAAGCCGAAAAGTTTTACGCCTACGGCATCAAAGGCGTGAACTACACGGAAGAGAACGGCAAGATCAACTACGATTCCTCCGCTCCGGCCAATGCCGACAAGAACGCCTTCCAGATGTATCAGCTGTCGCTGAACATGAAGGAAATCGGCTTCGCTTCGCCGCTCGTGCTCAAGGTGGCGCCGGAAGCCGACAAGCTTATCAAGGGTTATGAGACCGCCTCCCGGAATATGATCAAGCATGACGGCCTGTATATGCCGCGCTTGAAATCACTCTCCAATAAACCAGAGCTGGCGCTCGGCTTGGGCAGCTCCAATCTCTTCACCGACATGTTCGCCAAGGTGGTGACCGGAAAAGCCCCGCTCGACTCCGCCTTCGACAATTTCGTGGCCGACTGGAAGAAGCGGGGCGGCGACGAAGTCATTCAAGAGGCGACGGAATGGTACAACAGCTTCCATAAGAAATAA
- a CDS encoding ABC transporter ATP-binding protein codes for MNEPIVQLRGVTKRIGSKTIVDGLSFDVPKGEVFGFLGPNGAGKTTTIRMMVGLMNITEGEVLIEGHSIAKDFEKAIRHVGAIVENPEMYKYLTGYQNLVHFARMVPGVTKHRIQEVVSLVGLNNRIHDKVKTYSLGMRQRLGVAQALLHKPSLLILDEPTNGLDPAGIRELRDYLRQLTKEEGISVVVSSHLLSEMQLMCDRVAIIQQGRLIDVRLVNEYTDEVGKRSVLFEVDDAERALAALTEARDDLKANTGQGGIEVSLDREETAEINSMLVGAGVKVYGIRALTKTLEDKFLEITGGDQIA; via the coding sequence ATGAACGAACCGATTGTACAGCTGCGCGGCGTGACCAAGCGCATTGGGTCCAAAACCATTGTCGACGGCTTAAGCTTCGATGTCCCGAAAGGGGAGGTATTCGGCTTTCTGGGACCGAATGGAGCGGGGAAAACCACCACCATCCGGATGATGGTCGGGCTGATGAACATTACGGAAGGGGAAGTGCTGATCGAGGGCCACAGCATCGCCAAAGACTTCGAGAAGGCCATCCGGCACGTAGGGGCCATTGTCGAGAACCCCGAAATGTACAAATATTTGACCGGGTACCAGAACCTCGTCCACTTTGCCCGGATGGTGCCGGGGGTGACCAAGCACCGCATCCAGGAGGTGGTCTCGCTGGTCGGCTTGAACAACCGCATTCACGACAAGGTGAAGACGTATTCGCTTGGGATGAGGCAGAGGCTGGGCGTGGCCCAGGCTCTTCTTCATAAGCCGTCGCTGCTTATTCTCGATGAGCCGACGAACGGGCTCGATCCGGCGGGAATCCGCGAGCTGAGGGACTACCTGCGCCAGTTGACGAAGGAAGAGGGCATCTCGGTCGTCGTCTCGAGCCATCTTCTTTCGGAGATGCAGCTGATGTGCGACCGGGTCGCGATCATCCAGCAGGGCCGGCTGATTGACGTCCGGCTGGTGAACGAATATACCGACGAAGTGGGCAAGCGTTCCGTGCTTTTCGAGGTGGATGATGCGGAGCGTGCGCTGGCGGCGCTAACGGAAGCGCGCGATGACCTTAAGGCCAATACCGGCCAGGGCGGCATCGAGGTTTCCCTGGACCGGGAGGAGACTGCCGAGATCAACTCCATGCTGGTGGGAGCCGGGGTCAAGGTTTATGGCATCCGGGCGCTCACCAAGACGCTGGAGGATAAATTCCTGGAGATTACGGGGGGTGATCAGATTGCTTAA
- a CDS encoding class I SAM-dependent methyltransferase yields the protein MEEIEVLVNRLIGEGQLLQAVLSGPRRKAPDQASKIKVKPVLLKGKLHYQFSSTVGQKELHDNLEPAPAALKLAELLREAFKQGLLQSAEADYQVLVNKKGKAALLRKPATRKPEEAGLSHNRRKNYLLEEGVPVPFLVELGVMTREGKVAAAKYDKFRQINRFLEMIDDVMPALADKEQIRIIDFGCGKSYLTFALYHYLVQLQGKKVTVTGLDLKEDVIRHCSALAARLEYSGLRFEMGDIADYSDAGRVDMVVTLHACDTATDAALEKAVRWEADVILSVPCCQHELFGQVKSETLAPMLTHGIIKERFSALATDSVRARLLELVGYRTQLLEFIDLEHTPKNLLIRAVKQSPPDKETLARLAAEYKTFRSFLAIDPYLERALADRLGDVLAGRQDQDADRP from the coding sequence ATGGAAGAAATCGAAGTGCTTGTTAACCGGCTGATCGGCGAAGGGCAGCTGCTGCAGGCCGTGCTAAGCGGGCCCCGGCGCAAAGCCCCGGACCAGGCATCCAAAATAAAGGTGAAACCCGTCCTGCTGAAGGGAAAGCTTCACTACCAGTTCTCGAGCACTGTGGGACAGAAGGAGCTGCATGACAACCTGGAGCCGGCTCCTGCGGCCTTGAAGCTTGCGGAGCTTCTTCGGGAGGCGTTCAAGCAGGGGCTTCTTCAGTCGGCGGAGGCGGATTACCAGGTCCTCGTTAACAAGAAAGGGAAGGCGGCCCTTCTCCGGAAGCCCGCTACGAGGAAGCCGGAAGAGGCGGGTCTCTCCCACAACCGGCGCAAAAACTACCTGCTGGAGGAAGGCGTCCCGGTTCCCTTCCTGGTCGAGCTCGGCGTAATGACGCGCGAGGGGAAGGTGGCGGCCGCCAAATACGACAAGTTTCGGCAGATCAACCGCTTCCTCGAAATGATCGACGATGTCATGCCTGCCCTGGCGGACAAGGAGCAGATCCGTATCATCGATTTTGGCTGCGGCAAATCTTACCTGACCTTCGCCCTGTATCACTATCTTGTGCAGCTGCAGGGGAAAAAGGTGACGGTCACCGGCCTTGATCTCAAGGAGGATGTCATCCGTCACTGCAGCGCTCTGGCCGCCCGGCTCGAGTACAGCGGGCTGCGGTTCGAGATGGGCGACATCGCTGATTATTCGGACGCGGGCCGGGTCGACATGGTCGTGACGCTTCATGCGTGCGACACCGCGACCGACGCGGCGCTCGAGAAGGCCGTGCGCTGGGAGGCGGATGTGATCCTCTCCGTGCCGTGCTGCCAGCATGAGCTCTTCGGCCAGGTCAAGAGCGAGACGCTGGCCCCGATGCTGACGCACGGCATCATCAAGGAGCGGTTCTCCGCGCTCGCCACCGATTCCGTGCGGGCCCGGCTGCTGGAGCTGGTCGGCTACCGGACCCAGCTGCTCGAATTCATCGACCTGGAGCACACGCCCAAAAACCTGCTCATCCGGGCGGTTAAGCAGAGCCCGCCCGATAAGGAGACGCTGGCCCGTCTGGCAGCGGAATACAAGACCTTCCGGTCCTTTCTCGCCATTGATCCTTATCTGGAGCGGGCGCTGGCCGACCGGCTGGGGGACGTTCTTGCCGGCCGTCAGGACCAAGACGCTGATCGGCCCTAA
- a CDS encoding ABC transporter permease, translated as MNKSLKKKDAQVLFLIALPGLLHFLIFKYVPLAGNVIAFQNYNLFQGFLNSEWVGFDHFIRMFRFEDFSRIFLNTLRLGIYSIVFGFPAPLVLALLLHEVRALWMKKPVQTLLYLPHFLSWVIVGGIFLNFLDVKGLINGLLLRIGIGPIDFIGDSAYFIGTLISIGIWKEVGWGMIIYLAALAGINPNLYEAAMVDGAGRWKRMWHISLPSLMPAIVVLLLLRIGNLMDANIEQMLIFLNPLVRDVGEVFDTYIYRVGLLGSQFSYTTAIGIFKSVIGLLLIVFVNSLSKRTTGESIY; from the coding sequence GTGAACAAATCGCTCAAAAAGAAGGATGCGCAGGTTCTGTTCCTGATCGCGCTGCCCGGTCTGCTGCATTTTCTGATCTTCAAGTACGTCCCCCTTGCCGGCAACGTCATCGCGTTTCAAAATTACAATCTCTTCCAGGGTTTTCTGAACAGCGAGTGGGTCGGCTTCGATCATTTTATCCGGATGTTCCGGTTTGAGGACTTCTCCCGCATTTTCCTCAACACGCTCCGTCTGGGCATCTACTCGATTGTGTTCGGGTTTCCCGCCCCGCTGGTGCTTGCGCTCCTGCTGCATGAAGTCCGCGCCCTGTGGATGAAGAAGCCCGTCCAGACGCTGCTCTACTTGCCGCATTTTCTGTCCTGGGTCATCGTGGGCGGTATCTTCCTTAATTTTCTGGACGTAAAGGGGCTGATCAACGGCCTGCTCCTGCGGATCGGCATCGGTCCGATTGACTTTATCGGGGATTCGGCCTACTTCATCGGCACCTTGATCTCCATCGGCATATGGAAGGAGGTCGGCTGGGGAATGATCATCTACCTGGCCGCTCTGGCGGGGATCAATCCCAATCTGTACGAGGCTGCCATGGTCGACGGGGCCGGGCGCTGGAAGCGGATGTGGCACATCTCGCTGCCGTCGCTCATGCCGGCCATCGTCGTGCTCCTGCTGCTGCGAATCGGGAATCTCATGGACGCCAACATAGAGCAGATGCTCATCTTCCTGAACCCGCTCGTCCGCGACGTCGGCGAAGTGTTCGACACCTATATTTACCGCGTCGGCCTACTCGGCAGCCAGTTCAGCTACACGACCGCCATCGGGATCTTCAAGTCCGTCATCGGGCTGCTGCTGATCGTGTTCGTCAACTCGCTCAGCAAGCGGACGACCGGCGAGAGCATTTATTGA